From a region of the Nonlabens dokdonensis DSW-6 genome:
- a CDS encoding transposase — translation MSKLEAGKTYHIYNQGNNGESLFKEATNYEYFLGKVEKYFLPYFDIYAYCLLKNHFHIVLRVRDEVDENKAAQSISNCFNAYAKAFNKMYKRSGSLFRDRFRRKEIDNENYLKNVIAYVTSNAIHHSFKESVIEWPWSSYHDMTNDKESLVDKEFVLELFDGIENYKLFSSQKDLDLEELE, via the coding sequence ATGTCAAAACTAGAAGCTGGGAAAACATATCACATCTACAACCAAGGAAATAATGGCGAGTCACTATTCAAAGAAGCGACAAATTATGAGTATTTCCTCGGTAAAGTAGAAAAGTATTTTCTACCCTATTTTGACATTTACGCTTATTGTTTACTGAAAAATCATTTTCATATTGTTTTGAGAGTAAGAGATGAAGTTGATGAAAACAAAGCTGCGCAATCCATTTCAAACTGTTTCAATGCTTATGCAAAAGCTTTCAATAAAATGTATAAGAGATCTGGAAGCTTATTCCGCGACCGGTTTAGAAGAAAGGAAATTGATAACGAAAATTATCTAAAAAATGTCATTGCTTATGTAACTTCAAATGCTATACATCATAGTTTTAAAGAATCTGTGATAGAATGGCCATGGAGTTCTTACCACGACATGACAAATGACAAAGAATCTCTTGTGGATAAAGAATTCGTTTTAGAGTTATTTGACGGAATCGAAAATTATAAGTTATTTTCATCTCAAAAAGATTTGGATCTAGAAGAACTGGAGTAA
- a CDS encoding FAD-dependent oxidoreductase — protein MKTTNKNTKILITGAGLCGSLLGLRLAQRGYHVDILEKRPDMRKAVVDGGRSINLALSDRGLAGLKLVGLEEKVRELCIPMHGRLIHDVDGNTFASNYSGRDGEYINSISREELNKLLLDEADKYEDVQIDFDDAVTAVDLKNASVTYHDSETDTEKEWKADIVLGTDGAGSVVRKAMMKQRDFLFSHSMNWLPHGYKELNIPPTADGKWRIEKNFLHIWPRGGFMLIALPNLDGSFTLTLFMQYDGDGPAFNKIKTDQEITDFFTTYFKDVMEHIPDLVEQYHTNPAPPLGTVRCSPWTAYGTSLIMGDAAHAIVPFYGQGMNASFEDVVVFDEMIDKNETWSDAFQAFSNIRKPDADAIANLALDNFVEMRDSVANPNFQLKRQIEMRLESAFAKAEYQSKYSLVTFPQEGISYEKAMLKGRAQDKAILWLLENDRIKVEDDLNDLLKTIQQKTEEVLWLRG, from the coding sequence ATGAAAACAACTAACAAAAACACCAAAATACTCATCACCGGCGCAGGACTTTGTGGTTCTCTTTTAGGACTGCGACTGGCACAACGAGGTTATCATGTAGATATTCTAGAAAAACGTCCTGATATGCGCAAAGCAGTTGTAGATGGTGGCCGTTCAATCAACCTCGCACTTTCTGATCGTGGACTGGCAGGTTTGAAACTGGTAGGTCTAGAAGAAAAAGTTCGCGAACTGTGTATTCCTATGCATGGTAGATTGATTCATGATGTAGATGGAAACACCTTTGCTTCAAATTATAGTGGTCGTGATGGCGAGTATATCAATTCCATCTCTCGAGAAGAACTCAACAAGCTCCTACTCGATGAAGCCGATAAGTACGAAGATGTTCAAATAGACTTTGATGATGCTGTTACCGCAGTAGATTTAAAAAATGCCTCAGTGACCTACCACGATTCTGAAACCGATACGGAGAAAGAATGGAAAGCAGACATCGTTCTAGGAACAGATGGCGCAGGATCTGTAGTACGCAAAGCGATGATGAAACAGCGAGACTTCTTGTTCTCGCATAGTATGAACTGGTTACCGCACGGTTATAAAGAATTGAATATTCCACCTACTGCAGATGGCAAATGGCGCATCGAGAAAAACTTCTTGCACATCTGGCCACGTGGTGGTTTTATGTTGATAGCTTTGCCTAACCTAGATGGTAGTTTCACGCTTACTTTATTCATGCAGTACGACGGCGATGGACCAGCATTCAACAAGATTAAAACCGATCAAGAAATCACAGACTTCTTCACGACTTACTTTAAAGATGTCATGGAACACATTCCAGATTTGGTGGAGCAATATCATACAAATCCAGCGCCACCGCTAGGAACCGTTCGTTGCTCACCGTGGACGGCTTATGGGACTAGTTTGATTATGGGTGATGCCGCACATGCGATTGTACCTTTCTACGGGCAAGGAATGAATGCCAGTTTTGAAGACGTCGTAGTTTTTGACGAGATGATTGATAAAAATGAAACTTGGTCAGACGCATTCCAAGCATTTTCTAACATAAGAAAACCAGATGCTGATGCTATCGCAAATTTGGCTTTGGACAATTTTGTAGAGATGAGAGATAGCGTTGCCAACCCAAACTTTCAGTTAAAACGCCAGATTGAAATGCGTTTAGAGTCCGCTTTCGCGAAAGCGGAATACCAATCCAAATACTCGCTTGTCACTTTCCCTCAAGAAGGCATAAGTTATGAGAAAGCGATGCTCAAAGGAAGAGCGCAAGACAAAGCGATTTTATGGTTGCTGGAAAACGACCGAATTAAAGTAGAAGACGATTTAAACGATTTATTAAAAACCATCCAGCAAAAAACCGAAGAGGTGTTGTGGCTGCGTGGATAA
- a CDS encoding phytanoyl-CoA dioxygenase family protein has product MKYNNNKIELEENGYSVVGELYSKNEIRQIIKCLENVEHNKNGFLKTKDLFAIRQLINNVPELSPLLFNANFLELLSDISDSQYFLTKAIYFDKPSESNWFVPYHQDLSISVDKKIDLENYNYWTFKKGQYGVQPPIKILEDTITIRIHLDDTDKNNGALKIIPKSHLNGITRADSKNWNLENEIICDVKRGGAMLMKPLTLHASNRTTNGKQRRVIHLELNKHKLDEPLKWLEHFNIQA; this is encoded by the coding sequence ATGAAATACAATAACAACAAAATAGAACTAGAAGAAAACGGATATTCCGTTGTAGGTGAATTATACTCAAAAAATGAAATAAGACAGATTATAAAATGTTTGGAAAATGTTGAACATAACAAAAATGGCTTTCTAAAAACAAAAGACTTATTTGCCATTAGACAACTTATAAATAATGTTCCTGAACTGTCTCCTTTGTTGTTTAATGCCAACTTTCTTGAATTACTATCGGATATTTCTGATTCTCAATATTTTTTAACTAAAGCGATTTACTTTGACAAGCCAAGTGAATCTAACTGGTTTGTCCCTTACCATCAAGATTTAAGTATCTCAGTTGATAAAAAAATTGACTTAGAAAACTACAATTACTGGACGTTTAAAAAAGGGCAATATGGTGTTCAACCACCAATTAAAATTTTAGAAGATACCATCACGATTAGGATTCATTTAGATGACACAGATAAAAATAATGGAGCATTGAAAATTATTCCTAAATCACACCTCAATGGAATTACACGAGCCGATTCAAAGAACTGGAATCTTGAAAATGAAATTATTTGTGATGTAAAAAGAGGAGGCGCCATGTTGATGAAACCATTGACTTTACATGCATCAAACCGAACAACTAATGGCAAGCAGAGAAGAGTGATACACTTGGAATTAAATAAACATAAATTAGATGAACCTTTAAAATGGTTAGAACACTTTAATATTCAAGCCTAA
- the kynU gene encoding kynureninase, with translation MNFKTDHNFAIELNKSDSLSRFRESFHIPKHTDGTDSIYLCGNSLGLQPRQTKTFLNQELDDWARLGVEGHFHAAHPWMPYHEFLTETTAQIVGAKPHEVVIMNTLTTNLHLMMVSFYQPKGKRTKIIIEADAFPSDRYAVASQVKFHGHDDKENIIEWSPRAGEHTPRIEDLENLLKEQGDEIALIMVGAVNYYTGQFFDLKKITELGHAAGAMVGFDCAHGAGNVDLQLHNSGADFAVWCTYKYMNSGPGSLGGCFVHERHASNSDLPRFTGWWGHNKDTRFKMRDDFEPMHGAEGWQLSNPPILSMVAIRASLDLFAQAGFENLRQKSIQLTNYLEYLLSNLEGDRISIITPENPKDRGCQLSLAVKNADKSLFDAITEKGVIADWREPDVIRIAPVPLYNNYEDCWRFVDVLKSEL, from the coding sequence ATGAATTTTAAAACAGACCATAATTTTGCGATAGAATTAAATAAGAGTGATTCTTTATCTCGCTTTCGCGAAAGCTTTCATATTCCAAAACACACCGATGGCACAGACTCCATCTATTTATGTGGCAATTCTCTAGGCTTGCAACCGCGACAAACCAAAACTTTTCTCAATCAGGAACTAGATGACTGGGCACGACTAGGTGTGGAAGGACATTTTCATGCCGCACATCCATGGATGCCGTATCATGAATTCCTTACCGAAACTACCGCTCAAATTGTAGGTGCAAAACCTCACGAAGTGGTCATCATGAACACGCTCACGACTAACCTTCATTTGATGATGGTGAGTTTTTACCAGCCCAAAGGCAAGCGCACCAAGATCATCATCGAGGCAGATGCTTTCCCAAGCGACCGTTATGCAGTGGCATCGCAAGTAAAATTTCATGGTCACGATGATAAAGAAAATATTATTGAATGGTCACCTAGAGCAGGAGAGCATACTCCGAGAATAGAAGATCTAGAAAATCTACTTAAAGAACAAGGCGATGAGATTGCTCTTATTATGGTAGGTGCTGTAAATTATTATACAGGACAGTTTTTTGACTTGAAAAAAATTACAGAGTTAGGACATGCCGCTGGAGCGATGGTAGGTTTTGACTGTGCACATGGCGCTGGTAATGTAGACTTACAATTGCATAACTCTGGAGCCGACTTTGCCGTGTGGTGTACTTATAAGTATATGAATTCTGGACCTGGAAGCTTGGGTGGCTGTTTTGTCCATGAACGTCATGCGAGTAATTCGGACTTACCGCGATTCACAGGTTGGTGGGGACACAATAAAGACACACGTTTTAAAATGCGTGACGATTTTGAACCCATGCACGGTGCCGAAGGCTGGCAACTCTCCAATCCGCCGATATTGAGTATGGTGGCGATAAGAGCAAGTCTGGATTTATTTGCTCAAGCAGGTTTTGAAAACTTGAGACAGAAATCCATACAATTGACCAACTATCTAGAATACCTTTTGAGTAATCTAGAAGGCGACCGCATTTCTATTATAACTCCAGAAAATCCTAAAGATCGTGGTTGCCAATTATCCCTTGCAGTTAAAAATGCAGATAAGTCCTTATTTGACGCCATCACAGAAAAAGGCGTGATTGCAGACTGGCGAGAACCAGACGTAATACGTATTGCTCCAGTGCCGTTGTATAATAATTACGAAGATTGCTGGAGATTTGTGGATGTGTTGAAGTCAGAATTATAA
- a CDS encoding multidrug effflux MFS transporter yields the protein MKVKLVEKNKMSKGRKVSIILVLGTLIAVGPFSIDAYLPAFKQIAGDFKVDTSAIGLTLTTYFIGIGLGQLAYGPLMDRFGRRKPLIFGLVLYILTSIMSAYAWDVTSLATLRFFTSLGACAGMVASKAIVRDLFDEEKVADVLSTLMLIMGIAPIIAPSIGGFIIQHYHWEMIFFGLAGFATLMLFNVVFILPESSKPNRATSLHPIPVLKEYLGIYKQRDFFVFSTARGFVIGLLLGYVAAAPFIFMDFFDKSQESFAYIFGSNAAGLIAGSQFNRLALSRFTTFQITYVVSLLLVLITGFGFVYVSYFTPTFWVVYPTLFLMMTCIGFQNPNVTALALNPFTKRAGSASAFVGAVSMIFGSIASWYVSKYVTVSLFPLFLMLSVSAFLAHIAVEYFRINYAQGYAFAKAYLKHPYKSKKREEQLSDF from the coding sequence ATGAAAGTGAAGTTAGTAGAAAAGAACAAGATGAGTAAAGGTCGCAAGGTCAGTATTATACTGGTTTTAGGAACTTTAATCGCTGTAGGTCCTTTTTCTATAGATGCTTACCTGCCAGCGTTCAAACAAATTGCTGGAGATTTTAAAGTAGACACCAGTGCGATAGGTTTAACGCTTACCACTTATTTTATAGGTATAGGTTTGGGACAACTGGCTTATGGTCCTTTAATGGATCGTTTCGGGAGGAGAAAACCGCTGATTTTTGGTCTGGTTTTATACATTTTAACCAGCATCATGAGCGCCTATGCTTGGGATGTAACATCACTTGCAACTTTAAGGTTTTTCACTTCTTTAGGTGCCTGCGCAGGAATGGTGGCGAGTAAAGCGATAGTTAGAGATCTTTTTGATGAAGAAAAGGTAGCCGATGTACTTTCTACATTAATGCTCATCATGGGAATTGCCCCTATAATTGCACCTAGTATAGGAGGATTTATCATCCAGCACTATCATTGGGAAATGATTTTCTTCGGTTTAGCAGGTTTTGCAACGTTGATGTTATTCAATGTAGTTTTTATTTTACCAGAAAGTTCTAAACCTAATCGAGCGACGAGTTTGCATCCTATTCCTGTTTTAAAGGAATATCTAGGTATTTACAAGCAGCGAGATTTCTTTGTGTTTTCTACAGCAAGAGGTTTTGTGATAGGGTTGTTATTGGGTTATGTTGCGGCAGCACCTTTTATATTTATGGATTTTTTTGATAAAAGTCAGGAGAGCTTTGCCTACATATTCGGTAGTAATGCAGCTGGTCTTATAGCAGGAAGTCAGTTCAACCGTCTCGCATTATCGCGTTTTACAACCTTTCAAATCACCTATGTAGTAAGTTTATTACTCGTTTTGATTACAGGTTTTGGATTTGTTTATGTCTCTTATTTTACTCCTACTTTTTGGGTGGTTTACCCTACGTTATTTCTTATGATGACTTGCATAGGTTTCCAAAATCCTAATGTAACCGCACTAGCTTTGAATCCGTTTACAAAACGTGCTGGTAGCGCAAGTGCATTTGTAGGAGCTGTAAGTATGATTTTTGGTTCTATCGCTAGCTGGTATGTTTCTAAGTATGTAACGGTTTCTTTGTTTCCGTTATTTTTAATGTTGTCGGTCAGTGCATTTTTAGCTCACATCGCCGTAGAATACTTTAGAATCAATTATGCTCAAGGTTATGCTTTTGCAAAAGCCTATTTGAAGCATCCTTATAAGTCTAAGAAAAGAGAAGAGCAGTTGTCTGATTTTTAA
- a CDS encoding anti-sigma factor domain-containing protein: MKTYLSIATLAILTLVGCSNDDDASTASQTKNLTLNINGLEDLGNGYAYEGWVMVNGSPVTTGVFTVNSSGTLSQTVFPVDATTLDAGTAFILTIEPSPDPDPAPADSKYIAGEFSNDTATLTTDFGPAPGDFTTASGSYFLRTPTDETGMNNRNDTNGVWFGLPGMPPTADFNLPTLPAGWIYEGWVIGDAGPLSTGTFNDFSSRDSGNGFSGTQNNAGPPVPGEDFFNNLPTGESLPFSVVGRNVVITVEPVPDNSPAPFTLKPLASIAGPDTAPNSQSFNNNVAASFPTGTVSR, from the coding sequence ATGAAAACTTACTTATCAATCGCAACCTTAGCAATACTTACTCTTGTTGGATGCTCTAATGACGATGATGCTTCAACGGCGTCACAAACAAAAAACTTAACTCTCAATATTAATGGATTAGAAGATCTTGGCAATGGATATGCCTATGAAGGTTGGGTAATGGTTAACGGCTCACCTGTTACCACGGGAGTCTTTACCGTAAATAGTTCCGGCACATTAAGCCAAACTGTATTCCCAGTGGACGCAACAACACTGGATGCAGGAACAGCATTTATCCTTACTATTGAACCTAGTCCAGATCCAGATCCTGCGCCAGCAGACTCCAAGTATATCGCAGGAGAATTTTCAAATGACACAGCAACTTTGACTACTGATTTTGGGCCTGCACCAGGTGACTTTACGACAGCTAGTGGTAGTTACTTTTTAAGAACTCCTACTGATGAAACAGGAATGAATAATAGGAATGACACAAATGGTGTATGGTTTGGTCTTCCAGGAATGCCACCTACTGCCGATTTTAATTTACCTACATTACCTGCAGGGTGGATCTATGAAGGTTGGGTTATAGGAGACGCAGGACCACTTTCAACTGGAACATTTAATGATTTTTCTTCTCGTGACTCTGGAAATGGTTTTTCAGGAACACAAAACAATGCTGGACCACCAGTACCTGGAGAAGACTTTTTTAACAATCTGCCAACAGGAGAATCATTACCGTTCAGTGTAGTAGGTCGAAATGTGGTTATCACTGTAGAACCAGTTCCAGATAACTCTCCAGCTCCTTTTACATTAAAACCTTTAGCGTCTATCGCAGGACCTGACACTGCTCCAAATTCACAATCCTTCAATAATAATGTTGCTGCATCATTTCCTACAGGAACCGTAAGTAGATAA
- a CDS encoding response regulator transcription factor, giving the protein MENRILIVEDDLEIVDLLTIHMRDLNAIVDSVNDGRSGLEKALETDYDLILLDLSIPIINGVEVCKELRKTKDTPIIMVTAKSEEIDKVLGLEIGADDYITKPFSIRELKARAKAVMRRSEKAAANANNQSEMDFGDLKINVEMRRVTLNDRKVELSPKEFDLLVLLASHPGRSYSRSELLDVIWGYNFSGYEHTVNSHVNRLRAKIEPDMSQPIYILTTWGIGYRFNEEI; this is encoded by the coding sequence ATGGAAAATAGAATACTTATAGTAGAGGATGATTTAGAAATTGTTGATTTACTCACTATTCACATGAGAGATTTGAATGCAATAGTTGATAGTGTTAATGACGGTCGTTCAGGTCTAGAAAAAGCGCTAGAAACCGATTACGATTTGATTTTATTAGATCTGTCTATACCTATTATTAATGGGGTAGAGGTTTGTAAAGAGTTGAGAAAAACTAAAGATACTCCGATAATCATGGTTACTGCAAAAAGTGAAGAGATAGATAAAGTTCTAGGTCTGGAAATAGGAGCTGATGATTATATAACTAAACCATTTTCGATTAGAGAATTAAAGGCGAGAGCAAAAGCAGTTATGCGACGCAGTGAAAAGGCTGCTGCTAATGCTAATAATCAATCAGAAATGGATTTTGGCGATTTGAAAATAAACGTAGAAATGCGCCGAGTTACTTTAAATGACCGTAAGGTAGAACTATCGCCTAAAGAGTTTGATCTTTTGGTGTTACTGGCAAGTCATCCAGGAAGAAGTTACAGTAGATCAGAATTGTTAGATGTCATTTGGGGTTATAACTTCTCTGGTTATGAACATACTGTCAATTCTCATGTAAATAGATTGCGGGCAAAGATAGAGCCCGATATGTCACAACCCATTTATATTCTTACTACTTGGGGAATAGGTTATAGGTTTAACGAGGAGATTTAG